From the Excalfactoria chinensis isolate bCotChi1 chromosome 1, bCotChi1.hap2, whole genome shotgun sequence genome, one window contains:
- the ELK3 gene encoding ETS domain-containing protein Elk-3, whose translation MESAITLWQFLLQLLLDQKHEHLICWTSNDGEFKLLKAEEVAKLWGLRKNKTNMNYDKLSRALRYYYDKNIIKKVIGQKFVYKFVSFPEILKMDPHAVEISRESLLLQDSDCKMAAESRDVHKHSLSALKSTSRNEYIHSGLYSSFTINSLQNQPDAYKPIKTEKLEEKSEGNTPVEEVRTVIRFVTNKTDKQVMRPMVSLPSTSETAAASAFLSSPVSAKISSLMLPNSASISSPSSSSSRSPSLSPTSPLPSEHRSLFFESSCHDSDSLEPLNLSSGSKAKSPSLPPKAKKPKGLEISAPPMVLSSTDIGSIALNSPALPSGSLTPAFFTAQTPSGLLLTPSPLLSSIHFWSSLSPVAPLSPARLQGPNTLFQFPTLLNGHIPVPLPSLDGASSPVLLSPNAQKS comes from the exons ATGGAGAGTGCAATCACACTGTGGCAGTTCCTTTTGCAGTTGCTGCTAGACCAGAAACATGAACACCTGATTTGCTGGACGTCTAATGATGGCGAATTCAAGCTACTCAAGGCAGAAGAAGTGGCTAAGCTGTGGGGactcagaaaaaacaaaactaatatGAACTATGACAAGCTGAGCCGAGCGCTCAGATACTATTATGACAAG AACATCATCAAGAAGGTGATTGGACAGAAATTTGTATACAAGTTTGTGTCCTTCCCCGAGATTTTAAAGATGGATCCACACGCCGTGGAAATCAGCAGAGAGAGCCTTTTGCTGCAGGACAGCGACTGTAAGATGGCCGCCGAGAGCAGGGACGTGCACAAGCACAGCTTGTCAGCACTGAAAAGCACGAGCCGCAACGAGTACATCCACTCCGGCCTGTACTCCTCCTTCACCATCAACTCTCTGCAGAACCAGCCAGATGCTTACAAGccaatcaaaacagaaaaactggaGGAGAAGTCGGAAGGAAACACGCCGGTCGAGGAAGTGCGGACTGTTATAAGATTTGtgacaaacaaaacagacaaacaagtGATGAGGCCCATGGTGTCGTTGCCTTCCACTTCCGAAacagcagctgcctctgcttttctcagctcACCCGTATCAGCCAAAATCTCTTCCTTAATGCTACCCAACAGTGCCAGCATctcatctccatcatcatccTCTTCCAGGTCACCGTCGCTGTCTCCcacttctcccctcccctcgGAGCACAGGAGCCTCTTCTTTGAGTCCAGTTGCCATGACTCAGATTCCCTCGAGCCACTGAACCTCTCCTCGGGCTCCAAGGCGAAGTCGCCGTCTCTTCCCCCAAAGGCTAAGAAACCCAAAGGCTTGGAAATCTCTGCCCCACCTATGGTTCTTTCCAGCACCGATATTGGTTCCATTGCCCTCAACAGTCCTGCTCTTCCTTCGGGATCTCTGACTCCAGCTTTCTTCACTGCACAG ACCCCAAGTGGATTATTGCTGACCCCGAGCCCGCTGCTGTCCAGCATCCATTTCTGGAGCAGCCTCAGCCCCGTTGCTCCTCTGAGTCCTGCCAGGCTGCAGGGACCCAACACTCTGTTCCAG TTTCCAACTCTGCTAAATGGTCACATCCCAGTGCCACTCCCCAGTCTGGACGGAGCCTCTTCTCCAGTACTGCTTTCACCCAACGCCCAGAAATCCTGA